Proteins encoded together in one Catellatospora citrea window:
- a CDS encoding PQQ-dependent sugar dehydrogenase, translated as MRKIPRWRLWLTATATLAASVAVSVTAGAPAAQAAPIPAADYQQVSLATGSAELGEPMSLAVLPNRSVMHTARDGTIRVTDVNGNTKQAAKLSVYTHDEEGLQGIAVDPNFATNRYIWVYYSPPLSTPGGDAPVTGTAADFAPWKGHLRLSRFTLNADDTVNVGSERITLQVDNDRGQCCHVGGDIDFDSAGNLYLTTGDDTNPFESAGYSPIDERTNRNPQFDAQRSSGNTNDLRGKLLRIKPQADGSYTIPSGNLFAPGTANTRPEIYAMGFRNPFRMSVDKATGVVYLGDYGPDAGTTDANRGPNGQVEFNRITSAGNYGWPYCTGTNTTSETYNEWNFSTNTTGAKYNCAGGPANNSFRNTGQATLPAARASWIRYGGDAGTPPEFGGGSESPMGGPVYRFNASSTSTVKFPQSMDGRYFAGEYGRRWIKAIAVNGDGTPGEISAFPWTGTQVMDMAFGPDGALYVLDYGTGSNNQGLFRVEYIGGGNRSPVAVASANKTSGPSPLTVNFSSAGSSDPEGGALTYLWTFGDGTTSTAANPTKTYNTNGTYTPTLKVTDPGGLSGTASLVVTVGNAAPTINLTTPGNGQLFNFGDTVSFNVSVSDPEDGAINCARVTVTYSLGHDSHAHQITSKTGCSGTITIPVDGEHDAAANIFGVIDASYTDNGGLTSRSTRTLQPKKRQGEHYATTSGVQPADHAAAEGGRTAGFIENNDWIAYNPYIVGNATQISVRASSAGAGGTIEVRTGSATGTLLGTVTVPVTGSWETFTNVTAALSGAPSGSTTLYLVFKGGAGNLFDVDSFTFTTGGTPPANPVVAWRARANTRYVTAANATTALIANSTTVGLTQQYDLVSLGGTNYALRSKANNMFVCAENAGANPLLANRASAGSWETFTLVNNSDGSVSLRANVNGMYVVAENNGAEPLIANRAAIGPWEKFDLVTQ; from the coding sequence ATGAGAAAGATTCCACGGTGGCGGCTGTGGCTCACCGCCACCGCCACCCTCGCCGCGAGCGTTGCGGTGTCCGTCACGGCGGGCGCGCCCGCCGCCCAGGCCGCGCCGATCCCGGCCGCCGACTACCAGCAGGTGTCGCTGGCCACCGGCTCGGCCGAGCTGGGCGAGCCGATGTCGCTGGCGGTGCTGCCCAACCGCTCGGTGATGCACACCGCCCGGGACGGCACGATCCGGGTCACCGACGTCAACGGCAACACCAAGCAGGCCGCCAAGCTCTCCGTCTACACCCATGACGAGGAGGGTCTGCAGGGCATCGCGGTCGACCCGAACTTCGCCACCAACCGCTACATCTGGGTGTACTACTCGCCGCCGCTGAGCACCCCCGGCGGCGACGCCCCGGTCACCGGCACCGCCGCGGACTTCGCGCCGTGGAAGGGCCACCTACGGCTGTCCCGGTTCACCCTCAACGCCGACGACACCGTCAACGTCGGCAGCGAGCGCATCACGCTGCAGGTCGACAACGACCGCGGCCAGTGCTGCCACGTCGGCGGTGACATCGACTTCGACTCCGCCGGCAACCTGTACCTGACCACCGGCGACGACACGAACCCGTTCGAGTCGGCCGGCTACAGCCCGATCGACGAGCGCACCAACCGCAACCCTCAGTTCGACGCGCAGCGGTCCTCGGGCAACACCAACGACCTGCGCGGCAAGCTGCTGCGCATCAAGCCGCAGGCCGACGGCAGCTACACCATCCCGTCGGGCAACCTGTTCGCGCCGGGCACCGCCAACACCCGGCCCGAGATCTACGCGATGGGCTTCCGCAACCCGTTCCGGATGAGCGTGGACAAGGCCACCGGCGTCGTCTACCTCGGCGACTACGGCCCGGACGCGGGCACGACCGACGCCAACCGCGGCCCCAACGGGCAGGTCGAGTTCAACCGGATCACCTCGGCGGGCAACTACGGCTGGCCGTACTGCACCGGGACGAACACCACCAGCGAGACGTACAACGAGTGGAACTTCTCCACCAACACCACCGGCGCGAAGTACAACTGCGCCGGCGGCCCGGCCAACAACTCGTTCCGCAACACCGGCCAGGCCACGCTGCCCGCGGCCCGCGCCAGCTGGATCCGCTACGGCGGCGACGCGGGCACCCCGCCGGAGTTCGGCGGCGGCTCCGAGTCGCCGATGGGCGGCCCGGTGTACCGGTTCAACGCGTCGTCGACCTCGACGGTGAAGTTCCCGCAGTCCATGGACGGGCGCTACTTCGCCGGTGAGTACGGCCGCCGCTGGATCAAGGCGATCGCGGTCAACGGCGACGGCACGCCCGGGGAGATCTCGGCGTTCCCGTGGACCGGCACCCAGGTCATGGACATGGCGTTCGGCCCCGACGGGGCGCTGTACGTGCTCGACTACGGCACCGGCTCCAACAACCAGGGGCTGTTCCGGGTCGAGTACATCGGCGGCGGCAACCGCAGCCCGGTCGCGGTGGCCTCGGCCAACAAGACCTCCGGCCCGAGCCCGCTGACCGTCAACTTCTCCTCGGCGGGCAGCTCCGACCCGGAGGGCGGGGCGCTGACCTACCTGTGGACGTTCGGCGACGGCACCACGTCGACGGCGGCCAACCCGACCAAGACGTACAACACCAACGGGACGTACACCCCGACCCTGAAGGTCACCGACCCGGGCGGCCTGTCCGGCACGGCGAGCCTGGTCGTCACGGTCGGCAACGCCGCCCCGACGATCAACCTGACCACCCCGGGCAACGGCCAGCTGTTCAACTTCGGTGACACGGTGTCGTTCAACGTCAGCGTCAGTGACCCGGAGGACGGCGCGATCAACTGCGCCCGGGTGACGGTGACGTACTCGCTCGGCCACGACAGCCACGCCCACCAGATCACCTCGAAGACGGGCTGCTCGGGCACCATCACCATCCCGGTCGACGGCGAGCACGACGCCGCGGCGAACATCTTCGGCGTCATCGACGCCAGCTACACCGACAACGGCGGGCTGACCTCGCGCAGCACCCGCACCCTGCAGCCGAAGAAGCGCCAGGGTGAGCACTACGCCACGACCTCGGGCGTGCAGCCGGCCGACCACGCGGCGGCCGAGGGCGGGCGCACCGCCGGCTTCATCGAGAACAACGACTGGATCGCCTACAACCCGTACATCGTGGGCAACGCGACCCAGATCAGCGTGCGGGCCTCCTCGGCGGGCGCGGGCGGCACCATCGAGGTGCGCACCGGCTCGGCCACCGGCACCCTGCTCGGCACCGTCACCGTGCCGGTGACCGGCAGCTGGGAGACGTTCACCAACGTCACCGCCGCGCTGTCCGGCGCGCCGTCCGGTTCGACCACGCTCTACCTGGTGTTCAAGGGCGGCGCGGGCAACCTGTTCGACGTCGACTCGTTCACCTTCACCACCGGCGGCACGCCGCCGGCCAACCCGGTGGTCGCGTGGCGGGCCCGGGCCAACACCCGGTACGTCACCGCGGCCAACGCCACCACGGCGCTGATCGCCAACTCCACCACCGTCGGCCTCACGCAGCAGTACGACCTGGTCAGCCTGGGCGGCACCAACTACGCCCTGCGGTCCAAGGCCAACAACATGTTCGTCTGCGCGGAGAACGCCGGTGCGAACCCGCTGCTGGCCAACCGGGCCTCGGCCGGGTCGTGGGAGACGTTCACGCTCGTCAACAACTCCGACGGCAGTGTCAGCCTGCGTGCGAACGTCAACGGGATGTACGTGGTCGCCGAGAACAACGGGGCCGAGCCGCTCATCGCCAACCGGGCCGCCATCGGCCCCTGGGAGAAGTTCGACCTCGTCACGCAGTGA
- a CDS encoding glycoside hydrolase family 99 protein: MKRIRRTWSVLLPAVGLALALAGSPAASAPPPVAAPVTAAAQAAAAPLASNVHIFYYSWYGSPAVNGSYRHWQQGGFTPPNAIGANLYPKLGAYDSGDYAGAVNQHMAWIAQAGVGVIVYSWWGQNSYEDRLVPGVLNAAAQHGIKVAWHLEPYTGRTAASTVADVNYLNSRYGSHAAYYRDAAHGNRPAFYVFESLRITDWAPIAPLRSGNIILAQTTDTSKVANFGGMYTYDAIAGASAPGWANASAFCKANGLVWAPSVGPGYIDDRAVPGNTTPTLGRDNGATYDREWGNALAAANGGPPTWVSITSFNEWHEGSVIEPASASPPGGNGYQTFSGAYGLTGTAAETAYLTRTRYWVDRYNPPPPTTSTVVSLRARVNNRYVAAENAGAAPLIANRTAVGPWEQFDRVDLGGGLVALRARVNSRFVHADNTAPLIANAAASGAWETFRVVANSDGSVSLLATANNRYVSAENAGAAALVANRTAIGGWERFDIIPS, from the coding sequence ATGAAACGCATCAGGCGGACCTGGTCCGTCCTGCTGCCGGCCGTCGGGCTGGCGCTGGCGCTCGCGGGATCACCCGCGGCGTCGGCGCCCCCGCCGGTGGCGGCACCCGTCACCGCGGCGGCCCAGGCGGCCGCCGCGCCCCTGGCGTCCAACGTGCACATCTTCTACTACTCCTGGTACGGCAGCCCGGCCGTGAACGGCTCCTACCGGCACTGGCAGCAGGGCGGCTTCACCCCGCCCAACGCGATCGGGGCCAACCTGTACCCGAAGCTCGGCGCGTACGACTCCGGCGACTACGCCGGGGCCGTCAACCAGCACATGGCCTGGATCGCGCAGGCCGGCGTCGGCGTGATCGTCTACAGCTGGTGGGGACAGAACTCCTACGAGGATCGCCTGGTCCCCGGGGTGCTCAACGCCGCCGCCCAGCACGGCATCAAAGTGGCCTGGCACCTGGAGCCCTACACCGGGCGCACCGCCGCCTCGACCGTCGCCGACGTCAACTACCTCAACAGCCGGTACGGCTCGCATGCGGCGTACTACCGCGACGCCGCGCACGGCAACCGGCCCGCGTTCTACGTGTTCGAGAGCCTGCGCATCACCGACTGGGCCCCGATCGCGCCGCTGCGCAGCGGCAACATCATCCTGGCGCAGACCACCGACACCTCGAAGGTGGCCAACTTCGGGGGGATGTACACCTACGACGCGATCGCCGGGGCGAGCGCGCCGGGGTGGGCCAACGCGAGTGCCTTCTGCAAGGCCAACGGGCTGGTCTGGGCCCCGTCCGTGGGACCCGGCTACATCGACGACCGGGCGGTGCCCGGCAACACCACCCCGACGCTCGGACGGGACAACGGGGCGACGTACGACCGCGAGTGGGGCAACGCCCTGGCCGCGGCCAACGGCGGCCCGCCGACCTGGGTGTCGATCACCTCGTTCAACGAGTGGCACGAGGGCTCGGTCATCGAACCGGCGAGCGCCAGTCCACCGGGCGGTAACGGTTACCAGACCTTCTCGGGCGCGTACGGCCTCACCGGGACCGCGGCCGAGACGGCGTACCTCACCCGCACCAGGTACTGGGTGGACCGCTACAACCCGCCACCGCCCACGACCTCGACCGTGGTGAGCCTGCGCGCGCGGGTCAACAACCGGTACGTGGCGGCGGAGAACGCGGGCGCGGCCCCGCTCATCGCCAACCGCACCGCCGTCGGCCCGTGGGAGCAGTTCGACCGGGTGGACCTCGGCGGCGGCCTCGTCGCGCTGCGCGCCCGGGTGAACAGCCGGTTCGTGCACGCCGACAACACCGCCCCGCTGATCGCGAACGCGGCGGCGTCCGGGGCATGGGAGACGTTCCGGGTGGTGGCCAACAGCGACGGCAGCGTCAGCCTGCTGGCCACCGCGAACAACCGGTACGTCTCGGCCGAGAACGCGGGCGCGGCGGCGCTGGTCGCCAACCGCACCGCCATCGGCGGATGGGAGAGGTTCGACATCATCCCGAGTTGA
- a CDS encoding sugar ABC transporter substrate-binding protein gives MRPFVRLGSTVGVLALVIAAAACTKKEETPEGGATALTAAQVKVALVPGGAHPYFQPWKDAGGKAKTDFAFGDVTFNETAGWDQTKQNDVLTSLAAQGYNAFGIFGVAPESINSTFENLKKQGFHVGSLASCPAGDKNLADFCLSTDVQEAAYKAAKAAVDAMGGQGNLVHLTGNKVDSNTQRRIAGVQKAVDETGGKVKLLDTITDIDKDLQTAQKAVADLLAAKGSQVNAIVTTAYNPAVAAAGGVKQAKLPIKVIAIDDDPTIIAGIKAGEVAATVLQNPVGQAYVGSYALVKLSEGCTMATPGVIIDSGSFVVTTANVATYDNDRAAKTTSLKSDFDSKYLTCAK, from the coding sequence ATGAGGCCGTTTGTTCGACTGGGCTCCACCGTCGGCGTGCTCGCTTTGGTGATCGCGGCGGCGGCCTGCACCAAGAAGGAAGAGACCCCCGAGGGCGGCGCGACCGCGCTCACGGCGGCGCAGGTCAAGGTGGCGCTGGTTCCCGGCGGCGCGCACCCGTACTTCCAGCCGTGGAAGGACGCCGGCGGCAAGGCCAAGACCGACTTCGCCTTCGGCGACGTCACGTTCAATGAGACCGCCGGCTGGGACCAGACCAAGCAGAACGACGTGCTCACCTCGCTGGCGGCCCAGGGCTACAACGCCTTCGGCATCTTCGGCGTCGCGCCGGAGAGCATCAACTCCACCTTCGAGAACCTCAAGAAGCAGGGCTTCCACGTCGGCTCGCTGGCGTCGTGCCCGGCGGGCGACAAGAACCTGGCCGACTTCTGCCTGTCCACCGACGTGCAGGAGGCGGCGTACAAGGCGGCGAAGGCGGCCGTCGACGCCATGGGCGGGCAGGGCAACCTGGTCCACCTGACCGGCAACAAGGTCGACTCGAACACCCAGCGCCGCATCGCGGGCGTGCAGAAGGCCGTCGACGAGACCGGCGGCAAGGTCAAGCTGCTGGACACCATCACCGACATCGACAAGGACCTGCAGACCGCGCAGAAGGCTGTCGCCGACCTGCTGGCCGCCAAGGGCAGCCAGGTCAACGCGATCGTCACCACCGCCTACAACCCGGCCGTGGCCGCGGCGGGCGGCGTCAAGCAGGCCAAGCTGCCGATCAAGGTGATCGCCATCGACGACGACCCGACCATCATCGCGGGCATCAAGGCCGGCGAGGTCGCCGCGACCGTGCTGCAGAACCCGGTGGGCCAGGCCTACGTCGGTTCGTACGCACTGGTCAAGCTGTCCGAGGGCTGCACCATGGCCACCCCCGGTGTCATCATCGACTCCGGTTCGTTCGTGGTCACCACGGCCAACGTCGCCACCTACGACAACGACCGGGCGGCCAAGACCACCTCGCTCAAGTCCGACTTCGACAGCAAGTACCTCACCTGCGCCAAGTAA
- a CDS encoding ABC transporter permease has product MKQEDTTTPEQPRPPARLPLWANPRIGLVVLLIALIALFTTLRPAFLNTQLTLVPMQADISVYAVVGLSQLAVLSLGHMNMAVGRMAAMSAFASGLLHDRLDAPLILALAGGLAMGALLGALAGLIISRTGVNSFVVTLALDFALIGLVSLLYASFTDGVAFNGLPAGMSSLRTDTFADYCAGDVCGPEIPLLAPIALVAVLVVGLLFRWSRTGREVLMAGSNAKAAELSGIPVRLRTIQAHALSGLLAGLAGFLLSANNGAFSAGVGDGFLLPSFLAPVLGGTLLVGGAVSVLGTVLGTAITQVIYKGLNLLQFQVDELKLYIGLVLLAALSLDRLRHVLAERRGVPA; this is encoded by the coding sequence GTGAAGCAAGAGGACACCACCACCCCCGAGCAGCCGCGGCCGCCCGCGCGGTTGCCGCTGTGGGCCAACCCCCGCATCGGGCTCGTCGTGCTGCTGATCGCGCTGATCGCGCTGTTCACCACGCTGCGCCCCGCCTTCCTCAACACCCAGCTGACGCTGGTGCCCATGCAGGCCGACATCAGCGTGTACGCCGTGGTCGGGCTCTCCCAACTCGCCGTGCTCTCCCTGGGCCACATGAACATGGCCGTGGGCCGCATGGCCGCGATGAGCGCCTTCGCCTCCGGCCTGCTGCACGATCGCCTCGACGCGCCGCTGATCCTGGCGCTCGCCGGGGGCCTGGCCATGGGCGCGCTGCTCGGCGCGCTGGCCGGGCTCATCATCTCGCGCACCGGTGTGAACTCGTTCGTGGTCACCCTGGCCCTGGACTTCGCCCTGATCGGCCTGGTCTCGCTGCTCTACGCCAGCTTCACCGACGGCGTGGCCTTCAACGGCCTGCCCGCGGGCATGTCCTCGCTGCGCACCGACACGTTCGCCGACTACTGCGCCGGTGACGTGTGCGGGCCGGAGATCCCGCTGCTCGCCCCGATCGCGCTCGTCGCGGTCCTCGTGGTGGGACTGCTGTTCCGGTGGTCCCGGACCGGACGTGAAGTGCTGATGGCCGGCTCCAACGCCAAGGCCGCCGAGCTGTCGGGCATCCCGGTGCGGCTGCGCACGATCCAGGCGCACGCCCTGTCCGGCCTGCTCGCCGGGCTCGCCGGGTTCCTGCTGTCGGCCAACAACGGCGCCTTCTCCGCGGGCGTCGGCGACGGCTTCCTGCTGCCGTCGTTCCTCGCCCCGGTGCTCGGCGGCACGCTGCTGGTCGGCGGCGCGGTGAGCGTGCTCGGCACGGTGCTCGGCACCGCCATCACCCAGGTCATCTACAAGGGCCTCAACCTGCTGCAGTTCCAGGTCGACGAGCTCAAGCTCTACATCGGGCTGGTGCTGCTGGCCGCGCTGTCGCTGGACCGGCTGCGCCACGTGCTCGCCGAGCGGCGGGGGGTGCCGGCATGA
- a CDS encoding ABC transporter permease: MTSTVESTPTRAATAPAPAPSRLRRTVRTSEFTLVALAVIGFVALTLTTDGNMLSAGTLAAFFRFLAVPMIIGLAQMVVLAIGQMNLSVGVLTGFCAMVAAWAMLEAGLPAPLAVAGAMLLGAAVGLGNGLLVVFTRINAFIVTLATMTIIDGLRYGVNGPGTYQDYSAGLEELGQASLFGLPVVFLIACAVAVMVWFFFARTVPGRHLLASGGSPFAARLSGVSNDRSIVLAHALSGLLAGVAAVLTLAQSGSVNATIGDDLLLPSFAAPIIGGVALAGGVVSVLGTSLAAFIVRLVDVAQAQFAINRRWVDLIVGAVVLGVVLSGAIRTKLSRRSS, from the coding sequence ATGACCAGCACCGTCGAATCCACCCCCACCCGAGCCGCCACCGCGCCCGCCCCGGCCCCGAGCCGGCTGCGGCGCACCGTGCGCACCTCGGAGTTCACCCTGGTCGCGCTCGCGGTCATCGGCTTCGTCGCGCTGACGCTGACCACCGACGGCAACATGCTGTCCGCGGGCACCCTGGCCGCGTTCTTCCGCTTCCTCGCCGTACCGATGATCATCGGGTTGGCGCAGATGGTCGTGCTGGCCATCGGCCAGATGAACCTGTCGGTCGGCGTGCTCACCGGCTTCTGCGCCATGGTCGCCGCCTGGGCCATGCTGGAGGCCGGGCTGCCCGCACCGCTCGCGGTGGCCGGGGCGATGCTGCTCGGCGCGGCCGTGGGCCTGGGCAACGGGCTGCTGGTCGTGTTCACCAGGATCAACGCGTTCATCGTCACCCTCGCCACCATGACGATCATCGACGGGCTCCGGTACGGCGTCAACGGCCCCGGCACCTACCAGGACTACTCCGCCGGGCTCGAAGAACTCGGCCAGGCGTCGCTGTTCGGGCTGCCCGTGGTGTTCCTCATCGCCTGCGCGGTCGCCGTCATGGTCTGGTTCTTCTTCGCCCGCACGGTGCCCGGCCGGCACCTGCTGGCCAGCGGCGGTAGCCCGTTCGCGGCGCGGCTGTCGGGCGTGTCCAACGACCGCTCCATCGTGCTCGCGCACGCGCTGTCCGGCCTGCTGGCCGGCGTCGCCGCGGTGCTCACCCTGGCCCAGTCCGGCTCGGTGAACGCCACCATCGGCGACGACCTGCTGCTGCCCAGCTTCGCCGCGCCGATCATCGGCGGCGTCGCGCTGGCCGGCGGCGTGGTCAGCGTGCTGGGCACCAGCCTGGCCGCGTTCATCGTGCGGCTGGTCGACGTGGCCCAGGCCCAGTTCGCCATCAACCGGCGCTGGGTCGATCTCATCGTCGG